A genomic segment from Sphingomonas astaxanthinifaciens DSM 22298 encodes:
- the ppa gene encoding inorganic diphosphatase: MNLELVPAGINPPEQVNVVIEVPIGGEPVKYEFDKKSGAIFVDRILHTAMRYPANYGFIPHTLGEDGDPLDCLVMNRWPFMPGCVVRARPVAVLFLEDEAGGDEKLLAVPDVKTTPYYEDVSEGDHLPKIVLDQIAHFFTHYKDLEPEKWTRVGRWGGREEAMKVIEDGLERAKREGF, from the coding sequence GTGAACCTCGAACTCGTGCCGGCGGGCATCAATCCGCCCGAACAAGTCAATGTCGTGATCGAAGTGCCGATCGGCGGCGAACCGGTGAAGTATGAGTTCGACAAGAAGTCGGGCGCGATCTTCGTCGACCGCATCCTGCACACCGCGATGCGCTACCCGGCCAATTACGGCTTCATCCCGCACACGCTGGGCGAGGACGGCGATCCGCTCGACTGCCTGGTGATGAACCGCTGGCCGTTCATGCCCGGCTGCGTGGTCCGCGCCCGCCCGGTGGCGGTGCTGTTCCTCGAGGACGAGGCCGGCGGCGACGAGAAGCTGCTCGCGGTCCCCGACGTCAAGACGACCCCTTATTACGAGGACGTCAGCGAGGGCGATCACCTGCCCAAGATCGTGCTCGACCAGATCGCGCACTTCTTCACCCACTATAAGGACCTCGAGCCCGAGAAGTGGACCCGGGTCGGCCGCTGGGGCGGCCGCGAGGAGGCGATGAAGGTCATCGAGGACGGCCTCGAGCGGGCCAAGCGCGAAGGCTTCTGA
- a CDS encoding M61 family metallopeptidase yields MRTLVLLAALAASTAAIAQNSAPTAIPPVNQVPAARDIPYPGTIRLEVDATDTDRAIIKVRETIPVAGAGELVLLLPRWLPGAHGPDQKPDKLAGLEIRTAEGAVLPWVRDAVETSGYRVTVPAGTRAIEARFAFVSPTQPNQGRIVVTPAISNIQWENVSLYPAGYYTRQIPVEATLVLPAGWQAATALRPNGAADGNGNRIRYGTVSYETLVDSPVFAGRYFRKDDLGHGVTLNSVADAPDELKIPGDVLAKHRAMVDQAIKLFGARHFDHYDFLNAVTDELGGIGLEHHRSTEIDTSLGYYTDYDKRMYDRNVFPHEFVHSWNGKFRRGADLFTPDYQTPMRNSLLWVYEGQTQFWGTVLEARGGMTSKQDILDRLAMTAAGLDTQPGKAWRPLIDTTNDPIIQNRAPEPWGSYQRSEDYYNEGMLIWLEADAIIRGGTANKRGMDDFAKAFFGVRDGDWGELLYTRDDVIATLNRIFPYDWATFLRERVDQVRPRAPLEGFTRSGYQLTYTDEPTAAWKARETLGGNVDLGYSLGVAVKGGKLTGVKWGSPAFAAALRSGDELIAIGERAYSDDALRNAVRDAKGTTTPIRLTYKRGNAVRTVAIPYADGLRYPRFVKVGKTKGALDILLEPK; encoded by the coding sequence ATCATCAAGGTCCGCGAGACCATCCCCGTCGCCGGTGCAGGCGAGCTCGTGCTGCTGCTTCCGCGCTGGCTGCCGGGCGCGCACGGGCCCGACCAGAAGCCCGACAAGCTCGCGGGTCTCGAGATCCGTACCGCCGAGGGCGCCGTGCTGCCGTGGGTCCGCGATGCGGTGGAAACCAGCGGCTACCGCGTGACGGTCCCCGCCGGGACCCGCGCGATCGAGGCGCGCTTCGCCTTCGTCTCGCCGACCCAGCCCAACCAGGGGCGGATCGTGGTGACGCCGGCGATCAGCAACATCCAGTGGGAGAATGTCTCGCTCTACCCGGCGGGCTATTACACGCGGCAGATCCCGGTCGAGGCGACCCTGGTTCTCCCCGCCGGCTGGCAGGCCGCGACAGCGCTTCGCCCGAACGGCGCCGCCGACGGGAACGGCAACCGGATCCGCTACGGCACGGTCTCCTACGAGACGCTGGTCGATTCGCCGGTCTTCGCCGGCCGCTATTTCCGCAAGGACGATCTCGGCCACGGGGTCACCCTCAACAGCGTCGCCGATGCGCCCGACGAACTGAAGATCCCCGGCGACGTGCTGGCCAAGCACCGCGCCATGGTGGACCAGGCGATCAAGCTCTTCGGCGCCCGCCACTTCGACCATTACGACTTTCTCAATGCCGTGACCGACGAGCTCGGCGGGATCGGCCTCGAGCATCATCGCTCGACCGAGATCGACACGTCGCTCGGCTATTACACCGACTACGACAAGCGAATGTACGACCGGAACGTCTTCCCGCACGAGTTCGTGCACAGCTGGAACGGCAAGTTCCGGCGCGGCGCCGACCTGTTCACGCCCGACTACCAGACCCCGATGCGCAACAGCCTGCTGTGGGTCTACGAAGGCCAGACGCAATTCTGGGGAACGGTGCTCGAGGCGCGCGGGGGCATGACCTCGAAGCAGGACATCCTCGACCGCCTGGCGATGACCGCGGCGGGGCTCGACACCCAGCCCGGCAAGGCATGGCGTCCGCTCATCGACACGACCAACGATCCCATCATCCAGAACCGCGCGCCCGAGCCCTGGGGCAGCTACCAGCGCTCCGAGGATTATTACAACGAGGGCATGCTGATCTGGCTCGAGGCCGATGCGATCATCCGCGGCGGCACCGCGAACAAGCGCGGCATGGACGATTTCGCCAAGGCCTTCTTCGGGGTCCGCGACGGCGACTGGGGCGAATTGCTCTACACCCGCGACGACGTCATCGCGACGCTCAACCGCATCTTCCCTTACGACTGGGCCACCTTCCTCCGCGAGCGGGTCGACCAGGTCCGTCCGCGGGCGCCGCTCGAGGGCTTCACCCGCTCGGGCTACCAGCTCACCTACACCGACGAGCCGACCGCGGCGTGGAAGGCGCGCGAGACGCTCGGCGGCAATGTCGATCTCGGCTATTCGCTCGGGGTCGCGGTCAAGGGTGGCAAGCTGACCGGCGTCAAATGGGGCAGCCCGGCCTTCGCCGCCGCGCTGCGTTCGGGCGACGAACTGATCGCGATCGGCGAGCGCGCCTATTCCGACGATGCCTTGCGCAACGCCGTGCGCGATGCCAAGGGCACCACCACGCCCATCCGGCTGACCTACAAGCGCGGCAATGCCGTCCGCACGGTTGCGATCCCTTATGCGGACGGCCTGCGTTATCCGCGCTTCGTCAAGGTCGGGAAGACCAAGGGCGCACTCGATATCCTGCTGGAGCCAAAGTGA